Within the Anaerohalosphaeraceae bacterium genome, the region ACCAGTCCGTAAATCGCATCGGCCTTTTCAATCGAACCGGCCAGTTCGGTCAATATCTTGTTGTGCTCGGCCTGGGCCGTCAGAATCGTCGTCTGCTGCTTCTGAACCGCCGCAACAACCTCCTGATAATCTGCAGCCACTTCGGGCGGCGGGTGAACCCCAACCATCCCGACAAACACAATCTCCACACCCAGCTGTGCCGCATCCGCCGCCTCCTGCATCCGCGCATGGAGAACACGGCAGGCGTGTTCCTGTCCGGCCCCCAGCAGACTTTTCTGCCGTTCTGTAAAACTCAGCTCCTCATCCGGTTCTATCTTGGCGCTGGCGGCAAAGCGAGCCAATTCCCGATAACACAGCGCCTCCAGCAGCGTTCGGGAATCTTGGTGATTATACAGGTACTGGTGCAAATCGCGTATCTTGTAATGGACCGGAACATCCACAATAATGTAGCTGACCGGGGCCGCGCCCTTTTCTCCCCGGACCGCCTGACGGCGGGTTTCCACCGCCACAAGCAGTTTATATTCCTCTTTGTAGTGTTTCTGCCCCCACAAGAACGGCTTGGCGGCATCCTCCGGCGACGGAACATATCCGACATGAAGCACATGAATCTTCTCCATCGGATACACATACGCGCGCTCGAACGGCCAAGGCCATTTCCACGTCCATCCCGGTCCCACCTGACGTCCGCCGTCCTCCGTCCGAGCCGACCCAAAGCGTTCAATCACAGCCCCCTCTCCCGGCCCTACAATCACCACGCAGCTGAACAGATAAATCACCAGCAGAAGAAACAAAAGAAGCGGGGCAATCGCCTTCTCCAGCAGTTTGTAAAACCACGTCTGAGAGACCTGAAACCCAAACTGGTAATCCAGTGTGCTGGCGACCGTGTGAAGAATCCCGCCGGGTTCATTGATGAGCCCCAGCAAACGGCTGTCAAAACACGCCCGGCTGTATTGCCCCGCCAGCCGTGGACGATACAAATCCAGCACAGCCGCCAGAATCGTTTCACTGCCCAGCACAATCAGAAGAATGGGGATAAACCAGTTCAAAAAAACCAGCCCGAACTGGTACTTGTATTGAGCAAAGGCCAGCGAAACGGCCGCCGCAAACCCCAGAATCGAGCTCATCAGCAGACTGCTCCCCCCCGCCCGAAGCGGACGCCAGACCAGCGTCACACTCAGACCGGTCGCATATCGGCTGATTAAAAAACTGAAAAACGACAGCAAAACCAGAATCGCCGCCCCCAAAAGCGGCGAGCGAAGCGAATACTCCTTTGCAGGCCCCGAAACAAATCGAATTAATAAAAAACCCAACGCAATCTGGCCGACTGCAATCAGCACCCCCCAGATGGGCAAAAGCCATTTTTCCACCCATTCGAGCCGTTTTTGAGCCACCGCAAAGATGTCCAGCCGTCCCTCCGGCCCCTCAAAAATTGTGTGTTTCTCACGAGCCCTCTTCAGTTCCGCCAGGTCCAGTTTCTCCTGCTCGGCCCGATGCCGATGATAAAACTGGATCATCAGAACCAGCCAAATCAGAAAACTCCCCAAGACCTGCCAGGACAGAAGATACAGGGTAGGACTTGACAGGACAGCCCCAAAAAACAGGGCTGACAAAAAGAAAAGCAGACTCAGAATCAGTCCGAATAACGATACGTAAAACGCTCTCTGTGACGAATCTGCCATAATTTTTGATTCCTAACTCCTCTTCGATTCTTTCCCGAACAATACCGGACAGTCTTTGTATATATAGTAAATTTACCGGATTACGCAACAGGAGGGTTTACAAAAAAAAGGGTTTTAGGTAAAAAGTATAGGAAAAGAAAACTTTTTTTGTCATAATCAAGGTCCGCCTGTGATTGGAAAACTGTTTACAATAGCCAAAAATACCGTATTCGAAACCCTTCGCCAGCCGATTTACATCATTATTATCATCTGTGCCCTTCTTTTGCTCCTTCTGGCACCGGCCATCAGCATGTACACGCTGGACGAAGACGTCAAACTCCTGCGAGAATTGGCCTTTTCTACGCTCTTTCTTGCCGGTTTGTTCATTTCCGTTTTCTCCGCCGGCGGAGCCCTGACCGAAGAAATCGAAACCGGGACGATTACCACCGTGCTTTCCAAGCCGCTTCCGCGTCCGCTATTCGTGCTTGGAAAGTTTGCCGGCCTGGCCCTGGCGGTGGCCCTGGCTCATTATTTACTTTCTATCGCGATGCTCCTGGCAATCCGACATGGAGTGCTCGAACGGGCCTCCGATGAACCCGACTGGGTTGTGATTACGGCTGCGGGAAGTGTCCTGCTGCTTACCATCCTTATAAGTGCTTTATTAAACTACTTTTACGAATGGCACTTCTGCTCGACCGCCGTGGTCATCGGCACTATTCTCAGCTCTGCAGCCCTCTTGTTTCTGGCCTTTGTAGACCGAGATTGGAAAGTAAATCCCTCCCAAAACGGCTTCCACCTGTTTGACATCAATGCCTCGGCCCTGCTGCTTTTGGCCGTTTTAATCACGGTAGCGCTGGCAGTAATGTTCTCAACCCGCCTTAATATCATTCTTACGCTCTTAAGTTGCGTTGGGGTTTTTCTAATCGGTTTGATTACAGACTGGCTGTTTGGGCGGCTGGCAGACAAATTCCTCTGGGCCAAAATCGGGTATATCCTTTTCCCAAACTTTCAGGTCTTTTGGGTCAGCGACGCTATCTATGAAAACAAACAAGTGTCTGGCGATTACCTTTTGATGGGACTCTATTACGCTGTTCTTTATATTTCCGCTATCCTCTTTTTGGCAATCGCCCTCTTTCAAAACAGACAGGTTGGGCAAAACAGGCAATATTAAACCGCCTTTGTCGGCTCTTCCAAATCAATAATCATCGCCGTTTCGTCACAATGGTCCTGCTTCGGACAGCGGGCGCAGTCGCTCCAAACCTTCATCGGCAGCGTCTTTTTATCGACACGGCGAAACCCCACTTTTTCAAAGAAAACCGGCTCCATTGTCAAGGTAAAGACTTGGCTTATGCCCAGCCGACGGGCCTCTTCCAGGCATCGATTGACAAGGGCCCGCCCGATTCCCTTCCCAAAATAACTCTTATCCACCGCCAAAGACTGAATCTCGGCCAGATTCGACCAGATTACCTTCAGCGCGCAGCAGCCCACAACTGTTCCGTTCGCTTCGGCCACCTGAAAAACCTGAAGATTTTCATAAATATCCGCCAGCGAACGAAACAGCATCCGGTCCAGCTCTGCATAACAGCTGATCAGTGCATGAATGGCCGGCACATCCTGAACTCGTGCATTTCGTATCTGCATATCAACACTATACCGTTTCAAACGGAAACAAGCAAGTGCACACCAAAAACCTGGTTTTTCGTCTTTTTCGTGTTATAATAAAACCGTACGACATGGAACCGGCCGTAGTTTTCACATTTGCAGCGTACTTTCTTTTTCTGCTGGCTGTAGGACTCTTTTTTTACACCCGCTCGACAGCCGCACAGGACTATTGGCTCGGCGGACGGGGTATGGGAAGCTGGGTAACCGCCTTTTCCGCTCAGGCATCCGATATGAGCGGCTGGCTGCTGATGGGACTGCCGGGCGCGGTCTATCTGGGAGGGCTTCAGGAAGGATGGATTGCGGCAGGGCTTGTGGCCGGAACCGTTATCAACTGGTATGGGCTGGCCCCGCGATTGCGAATCTTCACCGAACGGACAAATTCCCTCACAATCCCTGCCTTTTTGGAAAAACGATTCCGCGACCCAACCGGGCTCCTTCGCCTCGTCTCAGCCGCTGTCATTCTCCTCTTTTTTACCCTGTACGCCGCTTCCGGACTGGTGGCAGCCGGCAAACTCTTCGAATCGACCTTCGACATCCCCTACCCCGCCGCCGTCCTGCTGGGCGGTTTTATCATCATCTTCTACACATTTTTGGGAGGCTTCAAAGCCGTCTGCTGGACGGACCTTCTGCAGGGAGTCCTGATGATTTTCGCGATTGCAGTCATTCCGCTTCTGGCTGTCTGGAAAAATCCGTCGGCCGACTGGTCGGTCCTGCTTCGCCGGGCTCCTCAAGCCCCGTCAGCGGTTCCGGCTCTCTTGTCCGTCCTGTCCGCACTGTCGTGGGGCCTGGGTTATTTCGGGCAGCCCCATATTCTTACACGCTTTATGGCGGTTCGGTCGCTTCGGCATCTTTATCAATCCGCCTGCATCGGCTCACTCTGGGCGGCCGCCGCCCTGGCCGGAGCCGTGGCCGTCGGGCAAATCGGCGCCGCGGTCTTTCCGGGACTGTCCGGCGGAGACGAAGAAAAAATCTTCATCCTCCTGATTCAAAACACCTGTCATCCCTGGCTGACGGGAATCATGCTGTCCGCCATCCTTTCAGCCATTATGTCCACCATCGATTCCCAGCTCCTCGTATCCGCTTCGGCCTTGACCGAAGATGTTTACCGCAAAACGGTTCAGACCGGTGTATCGGAAAAAACCGCCTTGCTGGTCAGCCGGCTGTGCGTGCTCGGCATTTCCGCGCTGGCTCTTCTGCTGGCCCTGAATCCCAAAGAAACCATCCTGAAAATCGTCGCCTATGCCTGGGGCGGGCTGGGAGCAGCATTTGGACCGGTCCTGTTGGCGGCCCTTTATTCCCGCAAAACAACCTGGTACTCCGCCTTGGCCGGAATGCTCGCCGGAACCCTCACGCTGGTCTTTTGGAAATACCTCGGTTTCAGCGGTTGGCTCTATGAATTGGCCCCCGGCTTTGCCGCCAACACCGCCGTACTGATGATAATCAATTTCTTTTTCCCGCAGACAGATGCGGCCATTTTGCAGGATTTTGAAACAACCCTTCGGCAGATCCAACAGGCGGGACAATGAGGAAACAAAAACAGGGAGGACGGCGCAGAATCAAACAAGTTGTGGGCCGCGCTCCCTGATGCCTTGTGCCGGTAAATGCACCTTACCGCGGATGGTGCATAGGCGTTAAACCGTCATCTTTGCACAGGCAACATATATACCATAATTTATCTCCGCGCTTTTGTCAAGAAGATTCCGTCCAAAGAAACAAAAAGGGCCCTGTAAAAACAGGGCCCCAACAATCGTCAAAAAGCGGCTTTATTCCTCTTTGACCAGCACGTTCAGTGTTTTGCTGCCCCATTTTTGGGCCTGCTCATGCGAAGCAAAAAACACATCCAGCCGGTTCCCTTTAATCAGCCGCCCGCGATCCTTGACCTGAACAGGCCTATTGCCGTTATAGCCGGGAATAATCATCTCGGTCCCAAACGAATACCGCTTGTCGGCCGCCACGAAAACATCCCCCGGCCGAATCCGGTGGTTCGAGGCCGTGATTCCATCGGCATAACGGCCGCAGCATTTGGCACAGGGACAGTACCCTGTCACCCGCATTCGAACCACACGCCATTTTTCCTTCGGCTGCTTGGCCTCTTTGGGTCTCCACACAGGAGCAAACGGCTCTACCTTCAGATTGTCCGCAGGGATTTGTTCAAACTCCCGAAGCAACCCCAGCAGCTCCGCCTCCGGTTGAACTGCAGGCAGCTGCTGTTCCCCGGCAAACCCCTGAACAGAACCATCCGGCTGTACCGGAGCCCAGGCACTGTACAGCGAAACGACCCTGCGGCCCCGAAATTCAAAATGCCAAAGCAAGCCCCCCAGCAGCACCGCCATCAAAAGACTGGACAGCAGGGCCGCTTCATAGCCGCCGTGCGTCGGACGGCTGTAGCAAGACGATTTCTCCCATTTTGCCAACCTTTGGACCTTTCCAAACGAACCACTTCAGAGGCCTTCCCGCCGAACCGCTCGGCCGAAGCCTCAAAAGAACATCCTGCTTTTAATCCCTCGCCTTGTCTGAAAAGGCCTTCCGTGGCAGCCAAAAACAATAAACAGCAACGTTCAGTGTTCAAAACGGATTCAAATGGAGCAGTAAAATGGATGTATGGATAAATATACGCAGTAGAAGCCGGCAAGTCAAGACAAAAAAGGCCTGTCAGGTCCTATAAAAAAGCTAATTAGAATCCGGAATGCCGGATTTAAGAAAAAAATCTTTCCCCTTTTAACGTCCCTTTTCGTTGGTTTGTCTGCCCATTCCTCCCTCTGTGTTTCTTAGGCGGACAAGGGAGCCGCAGGCATCCTTGCCCGCGACTCAAAACCTCAAGGCTTACTTTACAAAACACACGCAGCCAGAGCAATCGTTTTTCCCGCCGCATCCGCTTGCCGAAAAGGCCTCTGAAAAAATAAACACCCGATAAGCTTCGATTTTTCAGAGACTTCTGCGAAAAATTTTCCTTCCTTTCCGCCCCATCATTTTTCTGCAGAATATTACAGAAACCTTGTGAAATCTTTTGCCCATACCGAAAAGCTCGTTATAATCACTCTCGGACGAAAGGCTGCTGTTTGCATTTGGAGAGAGAAAGGGCCCATACAATGATTTTCTATTTTTTGTGGTTTTTCCTGACCGCCCCTGCCGTTCAAAAAACTTCATCAAACCCTTCAACCGCCGCTGCTGTCAATTACGGTCAGGCCGAGATCGCCCAAGTGCTTGAAGTTTTTCCGGATTTTCACTTGCTCTGCAACATTCGCAATTATCCGCCTGTGGTGGGAGAACAGATGCCCGTTTATATTCGGGGACTTCAACCCGGCGGCACACAGCCCGATGCCAAAGTTCAGACTTATCTTCAAACACTGCTCTGCAAACAGCCCAGGGATCCCAACCAGGTCATCCTGCTCAAAAATATTCAGCGGGGGCAATCGTTTTGTCTGATTGCGGATTTGGAAATCAACGGCCGGGATGTCGGCGACTTTCTCGTCCAGCAGGGACTGGTTGAGCGAATCCTGAAGGCCCCTGCCGCCGAGCAGACAGCCGGCGCGGTACCGGAGCCTCCCGCTCCCGCCGCCCTCTCGATGGTTCTTCAACCGATTGCACCCGCTTCCTATCCGGTTAAACCAAGCCCGCAGCCATCACAGGGTTATATCGCCTCCAAAGGGAGCCGAATCTTTCATCGGGTCGGCTGTCCCCATGCCGCCCGCATCGCCGAAGAACAGCGGATTCTCTTCCGCACACGGGACGAGGCTGCCTCCGGACGCAGGCCCTGCAAAACCTGCAATCCCTAACTGATAATTCCTTTCACATACTCGATGGTTTCCCGCTGGGTCGGATTCTCAAACATCCGAGCCGCCGGGCCGTGCTCCACCAGCCGTCCGCAATAAAAGAACGCCGCATAATCTGCCAGCCGCCGGGCCTGACGAAGAATATGCGTGACAATCACAATCGTATAATCCTTCTTCAGTTCCAGAAAGCACTCCTCAATCCGCCGGCTGGACATCGGGTCCAGCGCCGATGTCGGCTCATCCGCCAGAATAATCTCCGGCTCCACCGCCAGCCCCCGAGCCAGACACAGCCGCTGCTGCTGCCCAATCGAAATCCGCGACGCCGGCTGGCCGAGCCGGTCTTTGACCTCCTCCCACAGCCCCACCTGCCGCAGACGAAACTCCACAATCTCATCCAGTTTCCGGCGGTCGTTGAGTCCGTGAATCCGCGGACCGTACGCCACATTCTCATAAATCGACATCGGCAAAGGCCGAGGCGTTTGCGAAAGCAGCCCCATCTTTTTCCGAATCGCCGTCACCTCCGCCGTCGGGCTGTAAATATCCTCGCCGTCCACCAGCACCCGCCCGGTCACCCGCGCCCCTTCCGCCAGTTCCACCATTCGGTTCAGCGACTTCAGAAACGTCGTCTTGCCGCATCCGGACGGCCCGATGACGGCGATAATCTGCCGACGCGGCAGTTCGATGGAAACATCCCGAAGCGAATGGTCCGACCCGTAATAGACATTCAGATTTTCCACACAGATATGGGGCTGATTCATTTTGACCTCACGGAATCATATGTCGCGTCAGCCGACGTCCCAGCCGGCGGGAAAGCAGGCTGGTTGCCAGCACAACAACCGTCAAAATCAGCGCCGCTGCATACGCCCGGTCCTGAACCTGCGGAAACGGCGTTCCCAGCTGGAAAAAAATCGCCAGCGGCAGCGTCGCCGCCGGACGCGTCAGCGACTGTGGAATCTGGTCGCTGTAGCCGGCCGTAAACAGCACCGACGCCGCATCGCCGATGCCCCGCCCGAACGCAATCAGAACCGCCGTCAAAATCCCCGCCGACGCCTGCCGAAGCACCACTCGAACGGCTGTCTGCAGACGCGTCGCTCCCAGTGCATAAGACGACTCCAGCAAATCGGAAGGAATCATCCGAACCACCTCATCCATCGCCCGGCACAGGATTGGAAGCACAAACAACGATACCGTGAGAATTCCCCCCAGCAGAGAAGCCCGCAGTCCCACGGCCAGCATCAGAAGAAATCCGAACGCCCCGAACACAATGGAAGGCACTCCCCAGAGCACATCCAGCAGAAAACGAATGACCGCCGCCGTGCGGCTTCCGCGCCGGCAGAAGACATTCAGATAAAGCACCACAGGCACCGCCGCCGCAAAGGCCAGCCCCGTCGCCCCGCCGGCCACGTAAAAAGACCCGACAATTGCATTCAAAATGCCCCCCTCCCTGCCCAGATAAAATCCTCCTTTGGGGGTTTGTGTGAGCATCGACCAGCTCATCGCCCGAATCCCCCGCACAGAAATCGTCAGCACAATCAGTCCCAGCAGGCTCACAATCAAAAGCGTCGCCGCCTTCATCAGCACCTTCATTACCGCCTCTTCCACCCGCCGTCTGTCCATACTCCGCCTCTCTACTGAATCTCTTTTTGAATCCGCATCAGCACCAGCTTGGCCAAGATGTTAAACACCAGAACAACCCCCAGCAGAATCAGACACGCCAGCATCATCGCCGAATCATACAGCGGAATCGACATCATCTCCCCGTAGTTGTTGGCAATCAGGGCCGGCAGCGGATACGCCGGGTCCAAAAACCCCGTCGGTGAACGCACCGCATTTCCCGCCACCATCAGCACCGCCATCGTTTCCCCGAACGCACGCGAAAGCCCCAGAACAATCGCCGCCAGCACCCCGCCGAACGCCTTCCGAAGAACCACCTTCTTAATCGTCTGCCACTGGGTCGCCCCTAGCGAAAGCGACGCCTCCCGAATCTCCTGAGGCACCGCCCGCAAAATCTCCACCGTCATATGAATAATCACCGGAAAAATCATCACCGCCAGCACAATCCCCGCCGACAGCACGCAGTACCCGCTCGTCGAATACCCAAACCAGCCGGCGGCTCGCTTAACCCACGGCACCACCACCAGCACCCCCCAGACCCCATACACCACCGAGGGAATCCCTGCCAGCAGGTCAATCAGCGGGCGCACTCCCTCGCGAATCCCCAGCGGGGCATACTCCGCCAGATAAATCGCCGTCAGCAGACACAGCGGAACCGCCAGAACCATCGCCGTCCCCGTCACCCACAGAGACCCCATAATAAACGGCAGAAATCCAAACTGCCCCCGCAAGGGAAACCATTCGGACGAAAACAAAAGAGACGAAAGAGACTGATTCTTCAATATCGGCACAGACTTTAGAAAAAGACCGACGGCAATCACAACCACAATCAGACCGGACAATCGCGCCAGCAGTCCCATCGCTCCGGCGGCAGCCCGGTCATAAAGCAGCGAGCGTCTTGTCCGATTCGGCAGTCCCATCCACCGGCCTTATTGGGTGAGTTTTTCCAGTTCCTTCATCGCCGCTTCTTTGGAAAGCGGCACATATCCGGCCTCGTCCGCAAACGCCTGCCCATCCCGAAGAATCCATTCCAAAAAAGCCAGCACTTCCGGCCGGGCGGGCTTGCCTTTGGAAACCAGATACAGCAATCGGGCCGGCGGTGAAGGATATCGCCCCTCGCCAATCGCTCGGGTTATCTCATCCCGGTCGCCGTAAAACGATTCCTCCGGGTCAATCCGGCCGTTTTCGTTCAAATCCAGCGGCACAATCATCAATCCGTCCATCGGCTTCTTTGTCGCCGCATCATAGGCATAATTGACATTGTTGTATCCAATGCCCAGTGGGTCTTTCCGCACGGCCTCCGCCAGACCCGGGTCTCCAAACACCCCGATTCCCTGCAAATCCTCCTGATTCTTTCCCAGATACTTCGCCCAGGTCTCCGCCGCCCCGCAGGCATCGGAACGGGTGTAAACATGAACTGGTTCATTCAGCGAAAAACCAGACAGCTGCCCCCATGTTTTCAATCGCCCGGTTATCCACAAATCGATGCACTCCTGCCGCGTCAACCCCCGGCTAAAAAGCGTCGCTGCGGCCGGATGATTCCGGTTGGCTACGGCCACAACAGCATCTTTCACAACCGCCACCGGCCAGGCCCCCTTTTCCAGTTCCGATGTGTGAATGTCCCTCGAGAGCATTCCCAAATCCGCCGCCCCCGACAAACAATCCGCCATCCCCTTGCCCGCCCCGCCGGCGGAAATATCAATCCGAACGCCCGGGTGAATCCTGCGAAATTCCTCCGCCCACCGCACCGCCATCGGATACAGGGCCCACGCCCCGGAAATCGAGATAGTCCCTTTCAATTCCCCTTCCGAAGAGGCCCCCGTTCTTTTCCCGCAGCCGGATGAAACAAACACCCCCGCCAAACACAGCCCCAACACAATTCGTTTCATACTCCGTCTCCTTATTATCAAGCCAAATCCGCTAACGTTAACCGCTCCAGACGCTCCGCGATGAAATCCCGAATTTCTTTACAGACCGCCAGCATTTTGGGCTCCTTGCTCAGCGGCGTATTCGCAAAAAAATACTTGCTGACCGATTCCGTCGGAGCCAGCGGCCCGTCCATCAGCCGCACAATCTCTGCAATTGTGATTTCTTTGGCCGGGCGCATCAGCCGATACCCCCCGTTCGTACCCCGTCGCGTCTGAAGATAGCGATTCTGACGCAGCGTCATGAAAAGAAACTCCAGGTACTTTTTGGGAATCTCAAAATGCCGGCAAATCTCCTCTATTTTTACAAAAGTTCCCTCCGGCTGACGGGCCAGATAAATCAGCGCCAAAATGGTGTATTCACTCTTTGTCGTCAGACGCATCGCGGTTGTCCTCGCAATACTATTGCAAGTCTATAGACATTATAGACAAGGACGTCAAAAAATCAAGAAAATTTCCAGGTACTTCGGAAAAATTATCAGACCTCCCGCTCCAACCCCTTTATTGGCAAATCATTAGAATCGAAAGGAAAATAGTTGAAAACCCCCGCTTCTTCGAGTATTTTACAGCCTTTATACCTGCAAAACCAGTCAAGATTTACACGAGGAGACCAAACAATCATGGCTAAGATTTATTACGAACAGGACGCTCCGATTGACGCCCTGAAAGGCAAGAAAGTTGCGGTTATCGGCTACGGCAGCCAGGGCCATGCTCACAGCCAGAACCTCCGCGACAGCGGCATCGAAGTCGCCGTCGCCGAATTAAAAGGCACGGACAACTACAAACTGGCCGTCGAACACGGATTCAAGCCGGGTCCGATTGCCGAGGCCGTCAAAGGGGCCGCTCTGATTATCATCACCCTCCCGGATGAAATCCAGGCCAAGGTTTATCAGACGGAAATCGCCCCCAACCTCAAGGGCGGCCAGACACTGGGCTTCTGCCACGGGTTCAATATCCACTTCGGATACATCAAGCCCCCGGCGGATATCAACGTCGTAATGATTGCTCCCAAGGGCCCCGGACACCTGGTCCGAAGCGAGTTTGAGAAAGGCGGCGGAGTCCCCTGTCTTGTGGCCGTCCAGCAGGATGCCACCGGAACCGCTCTTCAGATTGCTCTGGCCTGGGGCTGCGGCATCGGCGGCGCCCGCGCCGGCATCCTCCAGACCACCTTCAAAGAAGAAACCGAAACCGACCTCTTCGGCGAACAAGTCGTCCTCTGCGGCGGCCTGACGGCCCTGATTAAAGCCGGATTTGAAACCCTTGTCGAAGCCGGCTATCAGCCCGAAATCGCCTACTTCGAATGCATGCATGAGGTCAAACTCATCGTGGACCTGATGTATCAGGGCGGGATGAGTTATATGCGGTACAGCATCTCCAATACCGCCGAATACGGCGACCTGACGCGAGGCCCGCGCATCATCACCGAACAAACCAAAGCCGAAATGAAAAAGATTCTCGGCGAAATCACCTCCGGCGCTTTCGCCAAAGAGTGGGTTGCCGAATACCAGTCCGGCCTCAAAAAGTTCAACGAACTCTATCAGAAAGACTACAACTCCCAACTCGAGCAGGTCGGACGGAAACTGCGGAAAATGATGAAGTGGATTCACGCCAAGGAAGTCTAAGAAGAACGAAAGGGATGTATCGTGAACAGAACGGGCCTTCTCGCAACCGCCGCACTGCCGGTGCTTCTGCTGCTGAACGGCTGCTTTCAGACCTTCAACGAAGAAAAGGTCGTCTTTCCCAAGTATGACGGCACCATCCTTCGGCAAAGCACATCGGCCCAGGTCCTCTCCTCCATCTATGAACCGCTGACCGAGTACCTCAGCCAAAGCGAAAGCGTCGTGGCGTCCTGGAATGAACGGGACAAAGGACGCACCCACTGGTTCAATATGGTTGCCTTTGACGAGGATTCTCTGCTGGCCGTCCGCAAATACGGCTTTTCCTGCGTCGAACAGCGGCTGGGTCCCAACGCTCCCCCGCGTCCCAAAGTCCGGCTGGATGCGGAACTGGTCCTCGATGAGCGGGTCCTCAACACGGCCTATCCCAACCAGAATGCCCGTTTAATTGCGGTTCTCAAGGAAGCCCAGAAGCAATTTAACGCCGATGCTCTTCAGGTCACCGGTGACAGCCAAACGCTCCAAAGTTCCGCTATGATGGTCAACCAACTGCTGCAGACGGTTCTCATCAAGCTCGAGCAGACCCCGGCAATGGCCGCCCGCCTCAGCTGGCTGGAAGGGCTGGAGTTTGACCATCCGACCCTCGGCCAAAGCCGCATTCGAATGCTGATCTTAAACGACATCGTCAAAATCAAAATCAAGGC harbors:
- a CDS encoding SPFH domain-containing protein yields the protein MADSSQRAFYVSLFGLILSLLFFLSALFFGAVLSSPTLYLLSWQVLGSFLIWLVLMIQFYHRHRAEQEKLDLAELKRAREKHTIFEGPEGRLDIFAVAQKRLEWVEKWLLPIWGVLIAVGQIALGFLLIRFVSGPAKEYSLRSPLLGAAILVLLSFFSFLISRYATGLSVTLVWRPLRAGGSSLLMSSILGFAAAVSLAFAQYKYQFGLVFLNWFIPILLIVLGSETILAAVLDLYRPRLAGQYSRACFDSRLLGLINEPGGILHTVASTLDYQFGFQVSQTWFYKLLEKAIAPLLLFLLLVIYLFSCVVIVGPGEGAVIERFGSARTEDGGRQVGPGWTWKWPWPFERAYVYPMEKIHVLHVGYVPSPEDAAKPFLWGQKHYKEEYKLLVAVETRRQAVRGEKGAAPVSYIIVDVPVHYKIRDLHQYLYNHQDSRTLLEALCYRELARFAASAKIEPDEELSFTERQKSLLGAGQEHACRVLHARMQEAADAAQLGVEIVFVGMVGVHPPPEVAADYQEVVAAVQKQQTTILTAQAEHNKILTELAGSIEKADAIYGLVRQISRAYQESDAARAETLVQEMESIIHQAQGKLFSTLRQAEAYAFERTARAKGEGLRFAGQVKAHQAGGKLFQRFRRLQILEESLPSIRKFVVATEPADQEIYILNLEDKMATGLYEMNLDSVLRK
- a CDS encoding ABC transporter permease subunit, with translation MIGKLFTIAKNTVFETLRQPIYIIIIICALLLLLLAPAISMYTLDEDVKLLRELAFSTLFLAGLFISVFSAGGALTEEIETGTITTVLSKPLPRPLFVLGKFAGLALAVALAHYLLSIAMLLAIRHGVLERASDEPDWVVITAAGSVLLLTILISALLNYFYEWHFCSTAVVIGTILSSAALLFLAFVDRDWKVNPSQNGFHLFDINASALLLLAVLITVALAVMFSTRLNIILTLLSCVGVFLIGLITDWLFGRLADKFLWAKIGYILFPNFQVFWVSDAIYENKQVSGDYLLMGLYYAVLYISAILFLAIALFQNRQVGQNRQY
- a CDS encoding N-acetyltransferase codes for the protein MQIRNARVQDVPAIHALISCYAELDRMLFRSLADIYENLQVFQVAEANGTVVGCCALKVIWSNLAEIQSLAVDKSYFGKGIGRALVNRCLEEARRLGISQVFTLTMEPVFFEKVGFRRVDKKTLPMKVWSDCARCPKQDHCDETAMIIDLEEPTKAV
- the putP gene encoding sodium/proline symporter PutP — encoded protein: MEPAVVFTFAAYFLFLLAVGLFFYTRSTAAQDYWLGGRGMGSWVTAFSAQASDMSGWLLMGLPGAVYLGGLQEGWIAAGLVAGTVINWYGLAPRLRIFTERTNSLTIPAFLEKRFRDPTGLLRLVSAAVILLFFTLYAASGLVAAGKLFESTFDIPYPAAVLLGGFIIIFYTFLGGFKAVCWTDLLQGVLMIFAIAVIPLLAVWKNPSADWSVLLRRAPQAPSAVPALLSVLSALSWGLGYFGQPHILTRFMAVRSLRHLYQSACIGSLWAAAALAGAVAVGQIGAAVFPGLSGGDEEKIFILLIQNTCHPWLTGIMLSAILSAIMSTIDSQLLVSASALTEDVYRKTVQTGVSEKTALLVSRLCVLGISALALLLALNPKETILKIVAYAWGGLGAAFGPVLLAALYSRKTTWYSALAGMLAGTLTLVFWKYLGFSGWLYELAPGFAANTAVLMIINFFFPQTDAAILQDFETTLRQIQQAGQ
- a CDS encoding 3D domain-containing protein — translated: MAKWEKSSCYSRPTHGGYEAALLSSLLMAVLLGGLLWHFEFRGRRVVSLYSAWAPVQPDGSVQGFAGEQQLPAVQPEAELLGLLREFEQIPADNLKVEPFAPVWRPKEAKQPKEKWRVVRMRVTGYCPCAKCCGRYADGITASNHRIRPGDVFVAADKRYSFGTEMIIPGYNGNRPVQVKDRGRLIKGNRLDVFFASHEQAQKWGSKTLNVLVKEE
- a CDS encoding phosphate ABC transporter ATP-binding protein, translated to MNQPHICVENLNVYYGSDHSLRDVSIELPRRQIIAVIGPSGCGKTTFLKSLNRMVELAEGARVTGRVLVDGEDIYSPTAEVTAIRKKMGLLSQTPRPLPMSIYENVAYGPRIHGLNDRRKLDEIVEFRLRQVGLWEEVKDRLGQPASRISIGQQQRLCLARGLAVEPEIILADEPTSALDPMSSRRIEECFLELKKDYTIVIVTHILRQARRLADYAAFFYCGRLVEHGPAARMFENPTQRETIEYVKGIIS
- a CDS encoding ABC transporter permease subunit, whose amino-acid sequence is MDRRRVEEAVMKVLMKAATLLIVSLLGLIVLTISVRGIRAMSWSMLTQTPKGGFYLGREGGILNAIVGSFYVAGGATGLAFAAAVPVVLYLNVFCRRGSRTAAVIRFLLDVLWGVPSIVFGAFGFLLMLAVGLRASLLGGILTVSLFVLPILCRAMDEVVRMIPSDLLESSYALGATRLQTAVRVVLRQASAGILTAVLIAFGRGIGDAASVLFTAGYSDQIPQSLTRPAATLPLAIFFQLGTPFPQVQDRAYAAALILTVVVLATSLLSRRLGRRLTRHMIP